The following coding sequences lie in one Mesorhizobium sp. NZP2298 genomic window:
- a CDS encoding glycosyl hydrolase produces the protein MITTSKMLHFLVGAWLALAPISPRHALAAPQTAVATNDFLNSIGVVSTFPDRGQPLAKTIEMVRYCGFRWVRAGIEGLSDDGPTTIQTFLDLHRETGVLLNWGLVSGGTDVKKLVETGKVLAEAGALLAFEGNNEPNNWGVTYQGEKGGGREPSWMAVAKLQRDLYQAVKSDPVLAKYPVWSISEPGAQRDNVGLQFLTIPPGAQTRMPDGTKYADYANVHNYIYHSHSPYPADNKTWRAADPTAASRVDGLFGNFGVTWARGFLGYTQEQLDTLPRVTTETGVAIGGMVTEQMHGLNLMSMYLAQFKRGYAYTSVYLLRDRTDEGGNQSFGFYKADYSPRMAAIYLHNLTTILADKGALAKPGQLDFTIADQPETVHDLLLQHSDGTFQLVVWNERLTGQDRLTIHFGEKQTSVKTYDPTIGVDPIQTLSNLRSLEITLSDHPIIIALSPG, from the coding sequence ATGATCACCACTTCCAAAATGCTTCACTTCCTCGTCGGCGCGTGGTTGGCGCTGGCACCCATATCGCCTCGCCATGCGCTTGCAGCACCCCAAACCGCCGTTGCGACGAACGACTTTCTCAACAGCATCGGCGTCGTTTCCACATTCCCGGATCGAGGCCAGCCGCTGGCCAAGACGATCGAGATGGTCCGCTATTGCGGCTTTCGATGGGTAAGAGCCGGAATAGAAGGTCTGAGCGACGACGGCCCCACAACCATCCAGACCTTTCTCGATCTGCATCGCGAAACCGGAGTGCTGCTGAATTGGGGATTGGTCAGTGGGGGAACCGACGTGAAGAAGCTGGTCGAAACGGGCAAGGTGCTTGCCGAAGCCGGCGCGCTGCTCGCATTCGAGGGCAACAACGAGCCGAACAACTGGGGCGTCACCTATCAGGGCGAGAAAGGCGGCGGCAGGGAGCCTTCGTGGATGGCCGTCGCCAAGCTTCAGCGCGATCTTTACCAGGCTGTCAAAAGTGATCCTGTGCTTGCGAAGTATCCTGTCTGGTCGATCTCGGAACCCGGCGCGCAGCGAGACAATGTCGGTCTTCAGTTCCTGACGATCCCGCCCGGCGCGCAAACCCGGATGCCGGACGGCACGAAATATGCCGACTACGCCAATGTGCACAACTACATCTATCACTCGCATTCGCCGTATCCGGCGGACAACAAGACGTGGCGCGCCGCCGATCCAACCGCCGCATCCAGGGTGGACGGGTTGTTCGGCAACTTCGGCGTCACCTGGGCGAGAGGGTTCTTGGGCTACACCCAGGAGCAACTCGATACGCTGCCGCGGGTCACGACCGAGACCGGGGTGGCAATCGGAGGCATGGTCACGGAACAAATGCACGGCTTGAACTTGATGAGCATGTACCTTGCGCAGTTCAAGCGCGGCTACGCCTACACATCGGTCTATCTGTTGCGGGACCGTACCGACGAAGGCGGCAACCAGTCTTTCGGCTTCTACAAGGCTGATTATTCACCCCGCATGGCCGCCATCTACCTTCACAACCTTACGACGATTTTGGCGGATAAAGGCGCCCTCGCCAAACCCGGCCAGCTCGACTTCACCATCGCGGACCAACCCGAAACCGTTCACGACCTGCTCCTGCAGCACAGCGACGGCACGTTCCAACTTGTCGTGTGGAACGAACGTTTGACCGGTCAGGACCGCTTGACGATCCATTTCGGCGAAAAGCAGACGTCGGTAAAAACCTACGATCCAACAATTGGCGTCGACCCCATCCAGACACTGAGCAATTTGCGTTCGCTGGAAATTACGCTCAGCGACCATCCGATCATCATCGCGCTTTCGCCCGGATGA
- a CDS encoding DUF2934 domain-containing protein, producing MTDDRNDKIRDRAYAIWQREGGAHGDHERHWHQAEMEIDREAALPLTADDALPQTREIASTDVLEVEQLAVRTGLSGDEAQDLIDRLGADRAATEQAARSLKARRKS from the coding sequence ATGACCGACGACCGCAACGACAAGATCCGAGACCGCGCCTACGCCATCTGGCAGCGCGAAGGCGGCGCCCATGGCGACCACGAGCGCCACTGGCACCAGGCCGAAATGGAGATCGACCGGGAAGCCGCCCTGCCGCTGACAGCCGATGATGCCCTGCCGCAGACCCGCGAAATCGCCAGCACCGACGTGCTGGAGGTCGAGCAGCTCGCCGTGCGCACCGGCCTGTCGGGCGACGAGGCGCAGGACCTGATCGACCGCCTGGGCGCCGACCGCGCGGCGACGGAACAAGCCGCCCGCAGCCTCAAGGCCAGGCGCAAATCCTGA
- a CDS encoding SOS response-associated peptidase: protein MCNLYNITTSQDAIREWTRALRDIMGNLEPSVDIYPNMPGPVVRNAPDGQRELAKLLWGMPTPIERVKGKADYGTTNIRNPQYAHWQQYVGVENRCVVPVTSFAEPSPTPNDKDPETGIQRNYWFARPDRSPFFFAGMWTPWHGVRRVKDGPGDFELYGFMTTKPNALIAPIHEKAMPVILTTTDEVDAWLTAPWSEARHMQRTAPDDALVIVEKPATQIKFPTQAPPAPAQGSLF, encoded by the coding sequence ATGTGCAATCTCTACAACATCACCACTAGCCAAGACGCCATTCGCGAGTGGACGCGCGCGTTGCGCGACATCATGGGCAACCTTGAACCATCCGTTGATATTTACCCCAATATGCCGGGACCGGTCGTGCGGAACGCGCCTGATGGTCAGCGCGAGCTAGCGAAGCTGCTTTGGGGAATGCCAACGCCGATAGAGCGAGTGAAGGGTAAAGCCGACTACGGCACGACCAACATTCGCAACCCGCAATACGCCCATTGGCAGCAATATGTTGGCGTGGAAAACCGTTGCGTCGTTCCTGTGACGAGTTTTGCAGAGCCTAGCCCAACGCCGAATGACAAGGACCCTGAGACCGGTATTCAGCGCAATTATTGGTTTGCCCGTCCCGACAGATCGCCATTCTTCTTCGCCGGCATGTGGACGCCGTGGCACGGTGTTCGCAGGGTCAAAGACGGTCCCGGCGATTTCGAGCTTTACGGCTTCATGACCACTAAGCCGAACGCGCTCATTGCGCCGATCCATGAAAAGGCAATGCCGGTGATCCTGACTACAACTGACGAAGTGGATGCCTGGCTAACCGCGCCGTGGTCCGAAGCGCGGCATATGCAACGGACTGCCCCGGATGATGCCTTGGTGATAGTCGAAAAGCCGGCCACACAGATCAAGTTCCCAACGCAGGCACCGCCGGCGCCAGCCCAAGGCTCGCTGTTCTAG
- a CDS encoding AbiTii domain-containing protein produces the protein MSGLVEEIQRDALNPNVPVSTILRKVKLAAAKLKLTKIEDWVEHELNGYGTTELPDYRILYGRPQAFNPYNGWIPIILDDQEVNDLLSRCDTKQSLSSLEDTISRSKGHVEMPLPASIINSLNRDMRVKFGRMAVHLSISQVQSVVDSVRNLILDWAIGLEKAGISGEGFSFNDSERTLAREAAVTYNINSIGTFAGNMGTGNTAGDISVTLSSTSQILEIVRKIRESVPDLERAGADVPRLNRAIESIEGEVTNEKPNTGRLKGLLSDAREALVGAAGNLTAEGAMSLIASAIKLLGS, from the coding sequence ATGAGCGGTTTGGTCGAAGAAATCCAGCGGGATGCGCTCAATCCAAATGTCCCAGTGTCGACCATTCTCCGCAAAGTGAAGTTAGCAGCGGCAAAGCTAAAGCTTACGAAAATCGAAGATTGGGTGGAGCACGAATTAAACGGCTATGGGACCACGGAACTCCCGGACTACAGAATACTCTATGGTCGTCCACAGGCGTTCAATCCCTATAACGGCTGGATACCGATAATTTTGGACGATCAAGAGGTCAACGACCTTCTTTCTAGGTGTGACACTAAACAGTCCCTCTCTTCGCTTGAAGACACGATTTCTCGTTCGAAAGGGCATGTTGAGATGCCGCTTCCTGCGAGTATCATAAACTCTTTAAATAGGGACATGCGTGTCAAATTTGGCCGAATGGCTGTTCACCTCTCAATTAGCCAAGTTCAAAGTGTAGTGGACTCGGTAAGAAACCTCATCCTTGATTGGGCAATCGGTCTGGAAAAAGCAGGAATTTCTGGCGAGGGCTTTTCCTTCAACGATAGTGAACGGACTTTGGCGAGAGAGGCGGCAGTGACTTACAACATAAACTCCATAGGAACTTTCGCGGGCAACATGGGCACCGGAAACACGGCTGGTGACATCAGTGTCACGCTCTCTTCCACCAGCCAGATTTTGGAGATCGTTCGCAAGATTCGGGAATCGGTGCCGGATTTAGAAAGGGCCGGTGCTGACGTGCCGCGCTTAAACAGGGCTATAGAATCGATTGAGGGTGAGGTCACGAATGAGAAACCGAACACTGGACGTTTGAAAGGGCTTCTCTCTGACGCTCGGGAGGCACTTGTTGGTGCTGCTGGTAACCTCACTGCCGAGGGGGCAATGTCGCTGATAGCCTCCGCTATCAAGCTGCTTGGATCGTAA
- the minC gene encoding septum site-determining protein MinC yields MTFAAPLEAKSIRFRARSFVAFTLTPEAPMVEWLQGLDHWIGNSPGYFAGRPVLLDLNVLKPQPSEIAALVAELGTRGIRIYAIELEGASLGPDLPPLLVGAKEATTDGLLPGRKGGQEGSGTSDSKAEGRAPDHRMDARADAGIVAKGKAGASKIGESEPQVSHYDSGTLMIKAPIRSGQAIMHAHGDVIVLGSVASGSEIVAAGSIHVYGTLRGRASAGALGNTSARIFCRRNEAELLSVDGWYITAEEMEGVSRGKPVQAFLDGDGLRVETLS; encoded by the coding sequence GTGACCTTTGCCGCTCCCCTCGAGGCCAAATCCATTCGCTTTCGTGCCCGTTCTTTCGTCGCTTTCACATTGACCCCGGAAGCGCCCATGGTGGAGTGGCTGCAGGGGCTGGATCACTGGATCGGCAACTCGCCGGGCTATTTTGCCGGGCGGCCGGTGTTGCTGGATCTGAACGTTTTGAAGCCGCAGCCGAGCGAGATCGCGGCGCTGGTGGCGGAGCTTGGTACGCGCGGCATTCGCATCTATGCCATCGAGCTTGAAGGGGCCTCGCTCGGCCCCGACCTGCCGCCGCTGCTGGTCGGCGCCAAGGAGGCGACGACGGATGGGCTGCTGCCGGGCCGCAAGGGTGGGCAAGAGGGTTCCGGCACATCGGACAGCAAGGCCGAGGGCAGGGCGCCGGACCACCGCATGGATGCCCGCGCGGACGCCGGCATCGTTGCGAAGGGCAAGGCTGGCGCAAGCAAGATCGGGGAAAGCGAGCCGCAGGTTTCGCACTATGATTCGGGTACGCTGATGATCAAGGCGCCGATCCGGTCCGGCCAGGCGATCATGCATGCGCATGGCGATGTCATCGTGCTGGGTTCGGTCGCGTCCGGTTCGGAGATCGTCGCCGCCGGCTCGATCCATGTCTACGGCACGCTGCGCGGGCGCGCTTCGGCGGGTGCGCTGGGCAACACGAGCGCGCGCATCTTCTGCCGCCGCAACGAGGCCGAGCTTCTGTCCGTCGACGGCTGGTACATCACCGCCGAGGAGATGGAAGGGGTGTCGCGCGGAAAACCGGTGCAGGCCTTCCTCGACGGCGACGGCCTGCGCGTCGAGACTTTGAGCTGA
- the minD gene encoding septum site-determining protein MinD: MGKVVVVTSGKGGVGKTTSTAALGAAVAKTGKKVALVDFDVGLRNLDLIMGAERRVVFDLVNVIQGTAKLSQALIRDKRVETLFLLPASQTRDKDALTEEGVGEVIDKLRSVFDYVFCDSPAGIERGAQLAMRFADEAVIVTNPEVSSVRDSDRIIGLLDARTMRAEQGEQIAKHVLVTRYDAARAARGEMLSIDDVLEILSVPLLGIIPESQDVLRASNLGSPVTLSEPLNSAAKAYIEAARRLEGEELPVIVPFERKGFLDRLLGRRAA; this comes from the coding sequence ATGGGCAAGGTAGTGGTGGTCACTTCGGGCAAGGGGGGCGTCGGCAAGACCACCTCGACGGCGGCGCTCGGTGCCGCCGTGGCCAAGACCGGCAAGAAGGTGGCGCTCGTCGATTTCGACGTCGGCCTCAGGAATCTCGACCTGATCATGGGCGCCGAACGCCGCGTGGTGTTCGACCTCGTCAACGTCATCCAGGGCACGGCAAAGCTGTCGCAGGCGCTGATCCGCGACAAGCGGGTCGAGACGCTGTTCCTGCTGCCGGCCTCGCAGACGCGCGACAAGGACGCGCTGACGGAAGAGGGCGTCGGCGAAGTCATCGACAAGCTGCGCTCGGTGTTCGACTACGTGTTCTGCGACAGCCCGGCCGGCATCGAGCGCGGCGCGCAGCTCGCCATGCGCTTTGCCGACGAGGCGGTCATCGTCACCAATCCGGAAGTGTCGTCGGTGCGCGATTCCGACCGCATCATCGGCCTGCTCGACGCCCGCACCATGCGCGCCGAACAGGGCGAGCAGATCGCCAAGCACGTGCTGGTCACCCGCTATGACGCGGCGCGGGCCGCGCGGGGGGAAATGCTCAGCATCGACGACGTGCTGGAAATCCTCTCGGTGCCGCTGCTCGGCATCATTCCGGAAAGCCAGGATGTGCTCCGCGCCTCCAACCTCGGTTCTCCGGTGACGCTGTCGGAGCCGCTCAATTCGGCGGCCAAGGCTTACATCGAAGCCGCGAGGCGGCTTGAGGGCGAGGAATTGCCTGTCATCGTGCCCTTCGAGCGCAAGGGCTTCCTCGATCGTCTTTTGGGAAGGAGGGCGGCATGA
- the minE gene encoding cell division topological specificity factor MinE: MNLLDIFKRRSSAPVARERLQVLLAYERRNRSQPDLVSILREEIMAVIAKHVQIDQDYLQVSMDRGETMSTLEIDIQIPNKSAVPMAIAG, encoded by the coding sequence ATGAACCTGCTCGACATCTTCAAGCGGCGCTCCAGCGCGCCGGTGGCGCGCGAGCGGCTGCAAGTGCTGCTCGCCTATGAGCGCCGCAACCGCAGCCAGCCCGACCTGGTCTCCATCCTGCGCGAGGAGATCATGGCCGTCATCGCCAAGCACGTGCAGATCGACCAGGATTACCTGCAGGTCTCGATGGACCGCGGCGAGACCATGTCGACGCTGGAGATCGATATCCAGATCCCCAACAAGAGCGCTGTGCCGATGGCGATCGCGGGATAG
- a CDS encoding ATP-binding protein, which produces MNSLRRRLILLLVLSIVGVVGLATAAVLSVRGGRPPPELTVPWIAQQMELVVRLLPGPIPDVLRVQFTDHPAAGKVARAETEMLNDILQRRGFDLMAIISQKPDEPGQIASVQMPDRRWAIMEVPHVNPPGREWLVLAGWISLIVAGATAVSVYFTSVLIRPLEMLEAAVSKIGSDGVLAAVPEVGSAEVKATAHALNQLSSRLRTAMESRMRLVAAAGHDLRTPMTRMRLRAEFLDEERDKWLHDLDELDRIADSAIRLVREEVNQDAVEPLDLEKMVRDISAEMAALGHHVSIGHLDKVSVRAGALGLRRALRNLIVNAATHGKACGIDLALADRRAVLTISDNGPGIPPDLINKAFEPFFRVDPGRQQFIPGAGLGLAIAKEIIERYGGTVTLENREGGGLAQTVVFKAV; this is translated from the coding sequence GTGAATTCGCTGCGCCGCCGCCTCATCCTGCTGCTGGTCCTTTCGATCGTCGGCGTCGTCGGCCTGGCGACGGCCGCCGTCCTCAGCGTGCGCGGCGGCAGGCCGCCGCCGGAGCTGACCGTGCCCTGGATCGCCCAGCAGATGGAACTCGTGGTGCGGCTGCTGCCGGGCCCGATACCGGATGTGCTGCGGGTGCAATTCACGGACCATCCGGCCGCCGGCAAGGTCGCCCGCGCGGAAACGGAGATGCTCAACGATATCCTGCAACGCCGCGGCTTCGACCTCATGGCGATCATCAGCCAGAAGCCGGACGAACCCGGCCAGATCGCCTCGGTGCAAATGCCCGACAGGCGCTGGGCGATCATGGAGGTGCCGCACGTCAACCCGCCCGGGCGCGAATGGCTGGTCCTGGCCGGCTGGATCTCGCTGATCGTGGCCGGCGCCACCGCCGTCTCGGTGTACTTCACCTCGGTGCTGATCCGGCCGCTGGAAATGCTGGAGGCCGCCGTCTCCAAGATCGGCAGCGATGGCGTGCTGGCGGCGGTGCCGGAAGTGGGCTCGGCCGAGGTCAAGGCGACCGCGCATGCGCTGAACCAGCTGTCGTCGCGGCTCAGGACCGCCATGGAAAGCCGCATGCGGTTGGTCGCCGCCGCCGGCCACGATCTGCGCACGCCGATGACGCGCATGCGGCTGCGCGCCGAATTCCTCGACGAGGAGCGTGACAAATGGCTTCACGACCTCGACGAGCTCGACCGCATCGCCGACAGCGCCATCCGCCTGGTGCGCGAGGAGGTGAACCAGGATGCCGTCGAGCCGCTCGACCTGGAAAAGATGGTGCGCGACATATCGGCCGAAATGGCCGCGCTCGGCCATCACGTCTCGATCGGGCATCTGGACAAGGTTTCGGTGCGCGCCGGTGCGCTCGGCCTGCGCCGCGCGCTGCGCAACCTGATCGTCAACGCCGCCACCCACGGCAAGGCCTGCGGCATCGACCTCGCGCTCGCCGACAGGCGCGCCGTGCTGACCATTTCCGACAACGGCCCGGGCATTCCGCCCGATCTCATCAACAAGGCCTTCGAACCGTTCTTCCGCGTCGACCCCGGCCGCCAGCAGTTCATTCCGGGCGCGGGGCTGGGCCTGGCCATCGCCAAGGAGATCATCGAACGCTATGGCGGGACGGTGACGCTGGAGAACCGCGAAGGTGGCGGGCTGGCGCAGACGGTGGTGTTCAAGGCCGTGTGA
- a CDS encoding response regulator has protein sequence MQSQPHILVVDDDREIRTLLGRYLDGQGFRVSVAADRRECEQKLGAGQFDLVVLDVMLPDGSGLDICRALRDRKPHVPVILLTALKEDVDRIIGLELGADDYLGKPFNPRELTARIRAVLRRAVPEEAPAPRARIYRFASYRLEPDTRKVMNARGELVDLTGAEFDLLQVFLDRPGRLLSRDQLLDLTQGRERDPLERSVDVLMSRLRRKFSDTGDGPLFKTVRNGGYQLTARVEAVEAQA, from the coding sequence ATGCAATCACAACCCCATATCCTCGTCGTGGACGACGACCGCGAGATCAGGACGCTTCTGGGCCGCTACCTCGACGGCCAGGGCTTTCGCGTCTCGGTGGCGGCCGACCGGCGCGAATGCGAGCAGAAGCTGGGCGCTGGCCAGTTCGACCTCGTCGTGCTCGACGTCATGCTGCCTGATGGCTCGGGGCTCGACATCTGCCGTGCCTTGCGCGATCGCAAGCCGCACGTCCCCGTCATTCTGCTGACGGCGCTGAAGGAAGATGTCGACCGCATCATCGGGCTGGAACTGGGAGCCGACGACTATCTCGGCAAGCCCTTCAACCCGCGCGAGCTCACCGCCCGCATCCGGGCCGTGCTGCGGCGCGCGGTTCCCGAGGAAGCGCCCGCGCCCCGCGCCCGCATCTACCGCTTCGCCAGCTACCGGCTGGAGCCGGACACCCGCAAGGTGATGAATGCGCGGGGCGAACTCGTCGACCTCACCGGCGCCGAGTTCGACCTGTTGCAGGTGTTCCTCGACCGCCCCGGCCGGCTGCTGTCGCGCGACCAGCTGCTTGACTTGACGCAAGGCCGCGAGCGCGACCCGCTCGAACGCTCGGTCGACGTGCTGATGAGCCGGCTGCGCCGCAAATTCTCCGATACCGGCGACGGCCCGCTGTTCAAGACCGTGCGCAATGGCGGCTACCAGCTGACCGCGCGCGTCGAGGCGGTGGAGGCGCAGGCGTGA